In the Brucella anthropi ATCC 49188 genome, one interval contains:
- a CDS encoding SH3 domain-containing protein — protein MKLSVKSSIVTLALLVSTNAYASSAIVTSTINLRVGPGTQYGTIGAIPNGVGITVAGCTSGYGWCQVTYGGMTGWAASSYIAIQTGNGYTTNDNFGSTAAAVGIPLIAGIAIGSALAANSGPYWGPDWGPGPYRGWNGGGNVYNGCIGRNCQSNRGPARPHWTDRPGWNDHPGYHPGFGPGFGHGFGPGPRMRPGGRL, from the coding sequence ATGAAACTATCGGTTAAGTCCTCCATAGTTACATTAGCACTTCTTGTTTCAACGAATGCTTATGCATCATCGGCAATTGTAACATCGACGATTAATCTTCGCGTCGGCCCGGGCACCCAGTACGGAACCATCGGGGCGATCCCGAATGGCGTCGGTATTACGGTGGCTGGCTGCACCAGCGGCTATGGCTGGTGTCAGGTGACCTATGGCGGCATGACCGGCTGGGCTGCATCGAGCTACATCGCCATTCAGACAGGCAACGGCTACACGACGAACGACAATTTCGGATCGACCGCCGCAGCGGTTGGCATACCGCTCATCGCAGGCATCGCCATCGGTTCGGCACTGGCGGCCAACAGCGGCCCCTACTGGGGCCCCGACTGGGGTCCAGGTCCTTATCGCGGCTGGAACGGTGGCGGCAATGTCTATAATGGCTGCATCGGGCGTAATTGCCAGTCGAACAGGGGACCAGCACGCCCACACTGGACGGACCGTCCCGGCTGGAACGATCATCCGGGCTATCATCCCGGTTTTGGCCCCGGCTTCGGGCATGGTTTTGGCCCCGGCCCTCGCATGCGTCCCGGCGGCAGGCTGTAA
- a CDS encoding DMT family protein, translating to MSALISPSVLPILLLIGSNVFMTFAWYGHLKFTSTPLVTVIFISWGIALIEYCLAVPANRIGHEVYSAAQLKTIQEVITLVIFSLFSVFYLKEAFTWHHLLGFALIAGGAALIFKG from the coding sequence ATGTCAGCACTGATTTCGCCAAGCGTCCTGCCGATCCTGCTTCTCATCGGCTCGAACGTTTTCATGACATTCGCCTGGTACGGGCATCTGAAATTCACCAGCACGCCACTCGTTACCGTCATTTTCATCAGCTGGGGCATCGCTCTGATCGAATATTGCCTCGCGGTTCCGGCCAACCGCATCGGGCACGAGGTCTATTCAGCGGCGCAGCTGAAGACCATTCAGGAAGTCATCACGCTGGTGATCTTCAGCCTGTTCTCGGTGTTCTATCTCAAGGAAGCCTTCACCTGGCATCATCTGCTGGGCTTTGCGCTCATAGCGGGTGGGGCAGCTCTTATTTTCAAGGGGTAG
- a CDS encoding extensin-like domain-containing protein, translating to MSSALSATAPVSRQRSRLRGLAPSLSLALLAIIAGCSGESAPRPQASVGNSDVMVPDAPIANAAPVVDAPVMQEPQQERIVGLAEEEENHVTQSTQQSQPQYSGDYGFSAPIQNPVTAAENIYTMSNAETACRTRLKRLGVVFKEKPPIYRSSSCQIANPIEVSGFNSGSIAFKPAATLNCQVTEAFARWIKGDLQPASRMRYLSGVSTIYNAGGYSCRTMNSRRGAKMSEHSRGNAIDVTKIVLNNGKNIMVRKPGFFAFREKGLLNSVRSDACGYFSTVLGPGYNPEHADHFHFDLMQRRSGYRACK from the coding sequence ATGAGTTCTGCGTTGTCCGCCACCGCTCCAGTCAGCCGCCAGCGCTCCCGGTTGCGAGGTCTGGCCCCATCCTTGTCCCTCGCCTTGCTGGCTATCATCGCCGGTTGTTCCGGTGAAAGCGCCCCGCGCCCGCAGGCCAGTGTCGGCAATTCCGACGTGATGGTTCCCGATGCACCGATTGCAAATGCTGCCCCGGTTGTAGACGCACCCGTCATGCAGGAGCCACAGCAAGAACGCATCGTCGGGCTTGCCGAGGAGGAAGAGAACCACGTCACGCAATCCACGCAGCAGAGCCAGCCGCAATATTCCGGCGACTATGGCTTCTCAGCCCCGATTCAAAATCCGGTAACAGCTGCCGAAAACATCTATACGATGTCCAATGCGGAAACCGCCTGCCGCACGCGCCTGAAACGGCTCGGCGTCGTCTTCAAGGAAAAGCCGCCGATCTATCGCAGCAGTTCCTGCCAGATCGCAAATCCCATCGAGGTGTCCGGCTTCAACAGCGGCTCCATCGCGTTCAAACCGGCGGCAACACTGAACTGTCAGGTGACCGAGGCCTTTGCCCGCTGGATCAAGGGCGACCTGCAACCTGCCTCGCGGATGCGCTATCTGTCCGGCGTGAGCACGATCTATAATGCCGGGGGCTATTCCTGCCGCACCATGAACAGCCGTCGCGGCGCGAAAATGTCGGAACATTCACGCGGCAACGCCATCGATGTCACCAAGATCGTGCTGAACAACGGCAAGAACATCATGGTGCGCAAGCCGGGCTTCTTCGCCTTCCGCGAAAAGGGCCTGCTCAACAGCGTTCGCTCCGATGCATGCGGCTATTTCTCGACAGTTCTCGGCCCCGGCTATAACCCGGAACATGCCGATCACTTCCATTTCGACCTGATGCAGCGCCGCAGCGGCTATCGCGCCTGCAAATAG
- a CDS encoding DMT family transporter, with product MTRVQANMLLLLAGVIWGMGFVAQSTAMASIGPFLFIGIRSAIAALTVLPWAVAEGRRARTSLSRSNYLFFMFIGLSLFTGLVLQQIGLITTSVTNAGFLTGLYVVMVPVLGVVLFRTWPHPVVWPSAAACLAGIFLLSGGTLTALKQGDWLVICGAVFWALQVVLISRANRAGRPITLSCIQFATSAFAGLAIASMIEDFNWTAIALTWKEILFTGVFSSGIAFTLQAIGQRYTTSAQAAIFLSSEALFAALFGALFLGERVTFIGFIGCGLIFAAMMAVELIPMFWKRKSALVPEPAE from the coding sequence ATGACGCGCGTACAGGCCAATATGCTGCTGCTTCTGGCAGGCGTCATCTGGGGCATGGGTTTCGTCGCCCAATCGACGGCAATGGCCAGTATCGGCCCGTTTCTGTTCATCGGTATCCGCTCGGCAATCGCCGCCCTTACTGTCCTGCCATGGGCCGTAGCCGAGGGCCGTCGGGCAAGGACCAGCCTGAGCCGCTCGAACTATCTCTTCTTCATGTTCATCGGACTGAGCCTGTTCACCGGGCTTGTTCTCCAGCAGATCGGGCTCATCACCACATCCGTCACCAATGCCGGTTTTCTGACCGGGCTCTATGTCGTCATGGTGCCAGTGCTTGGCGTCGTCCTGTTCCGCACTTGGCCGCATCCTGTCGTCTGGCCGAGTGCGGCGGCATGTCTGGCAGGCATATTCCTGCTTTCCGGCGGAACGTTGACTGCGCTCAAGCAAGGTGACTGGCTGGTCATTTGCGGCGCGGTCTTCTGGGCCTTGCAGGTGGTCCTGATCAGCAGGGCAAACCGTGCAGGACGGCCGATAACACTGAGCTGCATCCAGTTCGCAACCAGCGCCTTCGCAGGCCTTGCTATCGCCTCCATGATCGAAGACTTCAACTGGACGGCCATCGCACTCACCTGGAAGGAAATTCTTTTCACCGGCGTCTTCTCGTCCGGCATTGCCTTCACCTTGCAGGCCATAGGACAGCGCTATACGACTTCCGCACAGGCCGCGATCTTCCTGTCGTCGGAAGCGCTTTTTGCGGCCCTGTTCGGCGCGCTCTTCCTCGGCGAGCGGGTGACCTTCATAGGCTTTATCGGCTGCGGACTGATCTTCGCCGCCATGATGGCGGTGGAACTCATTCCCATGTTCTGGAAACGCAAGTCGGCTCTTGTTCCTGAACCTGCCGAGTAA
- a CDS encoding acyl-CoA thioesterase gives MNTDNAPKGMLTLRVPAMPKDANAAFDIFGGWVMAQMDSASGIRAAERAKGRVVTAAVREMSFAKPVKIGDALCVYTEITRVGRSSITLRVEAWAQRYLTQQMDLVTHGEFVMVSLDENGKPTPVPPEE, from the coding sequence ATGAATACTGATAATGCGCCGAAGGGCATGCTGACATTGCGCGTTCCGGCCATGCCCAAGGATGCGAATGCGGCGTTCGATATTTTCGGCGGCTGGGTGATGGCGCAGATGGACTCCGCATCCGGCATTCGTGCTGCAGAACGCGCCAAGGGCCGCGTGGTGACGGCAGCGGTTCGTGAAATGTCCTTTGCCAAGCCGGTGAAGATCGGTGACGCGCTCTGCGTCTATACCGAGATTACGCGGGTTGGGCGCAGCTCGATCACGCTGCGGGTGGAAGCCTGGGCACAGCGTTACCTGACCCAGCAGATGGATCTCGTGACCCATGGCGAATTCGTCATGGTTTCTCTGGATGAAAATGGCAAGCCGACGCCGGTGCCGCCGGAGGAATAA